The Mytilus trossulus isolate FHL-02 chromosome 13, PNRI_Mtr1.1.1.hap1, whole genome shotgun sequence genome has a segment encoding these proteins:
- the LOC134694068 gene encoding uncharacterized protein LOC134694068, with amino-acid sequence MKLLKKITKAVSLTKDYKLDEEQSQFDMEMEDFQYDLKNKERIYEQQKNIYVSLERLMSVSHDITFITSYETLKRDIHDISDLLGERGKEKVYKFDQKVFVQEVVNAIVADFQMSLVGKEDGSVVLMHKADIKEKVTLYKS; translated from the exons ATGAagctgttaaaaaaaataacaaaggcAGTTTCACTTACAAAAGATTATAAACTGGATGAAGAACAGAGTCAATTTGATATGGAAATGGAAGATTTCCAATACGATCTTAAAAACAAAGAACGAATATacgaacaacaaaaaaacatttacgtCAGTTTGGAGAGATTAATGAGTGTATCACATGACATCACCTTTATCACTTCATACGAAACGCTAAAGAGAGATATACATGACATAAGTGATTTACTTGGAGAAAGAGGGAAAGAAAAAGTGTACAAGTTTGACCAAAAGGTGTTTGTTCAGGAAGTTGTGAATGCAATTGTGGCTGATTTTCAAATGAG CTTGGTAGGTAAAGAAGATGGAAGTGTTGTTTTAATGCACAAAGCAGACATCAAAGAGAAGGTAACGTTATACAAATCATGA